The sequence below is a genomic window from Chitinophagales bacterium.
CTCGCTGAAATGAATGCCACATAATTTATATTTAAAAAAAAACTGATAATGTGAATGAATCATTATTCTATTTCGAAACCTCTCATTAATATTTAGAATATAATGCTGCATTTCTTTAGGTGAAAAACGAGGCTTCCGCAAGTGATATGTATCCATGCCTGCCTCAAAAAGATTCTTTACTATTTTTAACTCATCTTTTACTTTTCCGGGGGATGAAAGCACTACAATTTTGAAATCAACATTCATTGCTTTACATATAATTCACTTCCTGATTCTGCAAACTCCCTGGCCTTTTCCGTCAATCCATTATCAATAATTATACTTTCAGCAACCTTAAGCTTTTCAGCATAATCACGAACCTCCTGTGTAATCTTCATAGAACAAAATTTCGGTCCGCACATAGAACAGAAGTGAGCGACCTTTGCATTCTCTGCAGGCAATGTTTCATCATGAAATTCTTTTGCCGTATCCGGATCCAGCGACAGGTTAAACTGATCTTTCCATCTGAAATCAAATCTTGCTTTACTTAGTGCATTGTCTCTGAACTGAGCCCCAGGATGCCCTTTCGCCAGATCAGCTGCATGCGCAGCAATTTTGTAAGCTATCACACCATCCTTTACATCTTTTTTATTAGGAAGGCCGAGATGCTCCTTCGGAGTTACGTAACACAACATGGCGCATCCATACCAGCCAATCATTGCAGCGCCTATTGCAGAAGTAATGTGATCGTAGCCAGGGGCAATATCTGTCGTTAACGGGCCTAAAGTATAGAAAGGAGCTTCGTGACATTCCTCCAATTCTTTCTCCATATTCACTTTTATCAAGTGTATTGGAATATGTCCTGGACCCTCAATCATTACCTGCACATCATGTCTCCAGGCGATTTTTGTCAGTTCACCAAGCGTTTTTAATTCTGCAAATTGTGCGTTATCATTTGCATCGGCAATACTCCCGGGGCGCAGGCCATCGCCCAGTGAAAAAGACACATCATAGGCTTTCATAATTTCACATATCTCTTCGAAATGGGTATAGAGAAAGCTTTCCTTATGGTGAGCAAGACACCATTTTGCCATAATGCTGCCCCCACGTGAAACAATACCTGTTATCCTGTTAGCCGTAAGCGGAATATACCGAAGTAACACACCGGCATGTACCGTAAAATAATCCACACCCTGCTCTGCCTGCTCAATCAAAGTATCGCGGTAGATCTCCCATGTCAAATCTTCGGCAGCACTCACCTTTTCCAGGGCCTGATAAATAGGCACTGTTCCCAGCGGGACGGGGGAATTACGGATTACCCATTCACGTGTTTCATGAATATTTTTGCCGGTCGAAAGATCCATAATCGTATCGGCTCCCCAACGGCATGCCCACACTCCCTTTTCTACCTCTTCTTCTATGGAAGATGTAACTGCACTATTGCCAATATTCGCATTAATCTTAACCAGAAAGTTTCTCCCGATAATCATCGGTTCTGTTTCAGGGTGATTTATATTAGAAGGAATAATGGCACGGCCTCTTGCAATTTCTTCCCTTACAAATTCCGCAGTAATTGCATTAAGAGGAATTGAAGCACCGAATGCTTGACCTGCATGTTGTGTTTTTAATTCTGAAAAATAATTTTTTACTTCATTGGCACGTTGATTTTCCCTGATAGCCACATACTCCATCTCCGGTGTAATGATGCCTTTCTTTGCATAATGCATCTGAGTAACATTCCCGGAACATTTTGCCTTGTAAGGCTTTCGGCTTTGTTCAAAATGGATATCTGCTAATCCCGGATCGGACAATCTATAATTGGCATAGTCCGAAGAAAAACTCCTGAGTTCTTCCGTATCATTTCGATTTAAAATCCAATCTTTTCGAAGTGGCTGCAGGCCTTTATATACATCTATATCTGCTTCAGGATCGGTATAAGGGCCACTGGTATCATAGACTGTGACCTTCATCCTTTCTTTTGTATCGGTTCCATTTTTAATTTCTGCAACATCATCTGTCTCAATTTCACGCATGGCAACCTTTATATCGTGCAGTTTACCTTTCACAAATAGTTTTTTAGACCCGGGAAAGGGAGCGCGGGAAATGGTTTCTGATGTGGGAAGCTTTTTAAAATTACTCATGGAAATATTTGCTTGATGATTAGTTAAATATTTTTTCTAATGCTATTAGCCTCCCTGCGCCGCTTCAATAATGAGCACTTCATCATTTTCTTTTAAGCTGAAATAGCCCCATTCACTTTTTGGAATTACTTCATCATTTACCGCTATCGCTATTCCATTTTTTTCCTGCAGCAATAGTTTTTTCAGGAGCATCTCTAATTGATTGCTGTCCTCTAAAGCAATGATATTATTGTTAACCTTAATGTTCATTAGTTTAAATAGATAGTTCCTTTTTTAAAACATTTAAATATGAAAAATCGAAAACAATAGAAGGAGATCAATTTAACTTTTCCCTTCGCAGGAATTACCCTGATCAGGTTTTGAGGGTTTGATCTCAGTCCGGAAGGACACCCCTAAAGTTTTCGAAAACGAAACTACAATTTTTTAAACACTTGCTTTTCTATTTAGTGCCGCAGAAGCATTGTTAGGTTACCATTCTCAGATCAATTAACTTTTGCAGTTAACGGGTTTCGGATACCTTCATACCGAAACATTTGTGCTTGTACTGCACCAACTACAATAGGCGATTCTACTAGTACGGGAATTTTATTCTCATCATCTGTAACGTGTACGGTCATTTTCTCCCCACCTTTAAAGATAGTCCCTTTGATTAAGAGAGGGCGAAATACAATACAGCGAAATGTGCCCTGGCTCGTAGTTATCTGCTCCTTTCCGATATAGCGGATATAAATAGGATAGATTTTATCATCTAAAAATAAATTTACCGGAATGGTGTCATTTACGTTATACCGCGCAAAATTGATATTACGGGCATAATATATAGCCGATAGAACATCCTGAATACAGTCCGGTATATTGAATGTTCCATGAGTTGAAACAGCCTTTTGCTGATCATGCTTAAAGGTAACATTGTTATAGATGGAATAACCTCCCTCATTTACATTACGTATGAATTTAAGCGGTTGCAATGTTTCCATGTCAACATAGCTTTCATATTGATCACGAACCTTAAAAAACCAATCGTAACTTTTATAGCTGCTGCCATACCCAATCATATGATACACCGGCTTATTTTCAAAAATGCCTGAATTCACTGTAAATGACACTTCACCACCATTAAATTTCAACCCGTGCCAGTTATAGCTAACTTTATAAAACACTTTTTCTCCAATGCTGAAAGCAGTATTATTTACAATACATCTTGAAGAAGTCTGTGCCGCGCCAAAATTAAAGCAGGTAATCAACCAGAAAACTAAAGTGGCCAATACAGTTTTCATTCTTTATATCAGGTAATGTTAATCTCCAGATACCGTGCTATATAATATGTGAATAGATAAACGTTCTTCTAAGATTCATATTTTAAAGTTATTTTATTGCTGATTCTCAATTGCAGAAAACGGCTTCATAAGGTATTTCAATTTTCAATAATTGTAAAAGTAATTCCATCTTTATAATGTCATTGTTTTTTAGTTAAAAAGGCGCCATTGACTGAAACTGGAAATAAGACTGTAGCTTCTAAAATTATTCTTGGTATTGATCCCGGTACTAATGTTATGGGATTCAGCATAATAAAAATTGATGATAAAAGAATGGTGCTCGTTGAAATGGATGTTATAAGAGTAAATAAAGAAAAAGATCATTACCAGAAATTAAAAAAAATATACTCAGGGGTTCAACAGATTATACACCGTTACCGTCCTACTGATTTGGCCATTGAATCGCCATTTTTTGGAAAGAATGTACAATCGATGCTAAAATTGGGAAGGGCTCAGGGAATTGCTATTGCGGTGGCACTATCGGAAAAAATTGAAGTCTTTGAATATTCGCCAAGAAAAATTAAGCAATCCGTTACCGGTAACGGCAACTCATCTAAAGAACAGGTAGCACTTATTTTGTCTCAATTGCTTCGGTTCGACACAAAACATCTTTTACCCGATGCAACGGATGCTTTGGGTGTGGCTGTTTGCCATCATTTTCAAAATAAAATACTTTTTTCAAGGGATTCAAAAGTGTCAGGATGGAAAAAATTTATTGAATTAAATCCTGGAAGAATTATAAAATGAATTTAAAATCCTAAGCAATAAAGTGTGTCTGTACATCATTAGCTATGCTTCTCAGTCTTTCTGCAGGAACCTTTAGTTTAGATTTGCTGAAATTTATATCCTCTACACTTTGCAATGGGATCAAATGAATATGAGCATGGGGCACTTCCAGACCGACTACCGCAACGCCAATTTTTCTGCAATAAATTGATTTTTTAATTGCCTGAGCAACATGCTTTGCGAAAACAACCATATCCGAAAGCATCGTATCTTCTATATCAAAGAAATCATCAATTTCTTTTTTGGGAATTACCAGGGTGTGCCCTTCTGCAAGAGGCATAATATCGAGAAAAGCAATGAATTTATCATCTTCAGCAACAATGTAAGCAGGTATTTCCCGGTTAATGATTTTTGTAAAAATGCTTCCCATAATAATCTATATTGAAATCTCAAGAACTTCCAATTTTAACTTGCCTGAAGGAACATCGATTTCTGCAACTTCTCCAACCGCTTTTCCCAGCAATCCCTTTCCAATCGGAGAAGTAACTGAAATCTTCCCTGTTTTTAGATCTGCTTCTTTTTCCGATACAAGCATAAATTGATTGGTCTGTTTTGTCCCCAGGTTTTTGACTTTTACTTTAGCCATTACTATTACTTTTGAACCATCAAATTTGCTGGTATCGATAATTCGCGCATTTGCAAGTGCCTCTTCTAATTTGGAAATTTTCATTTCAAGCATACCCTGTGCATCTTTTGCCGCGTCATATTCTGCGTTCTCAGAAAGATCACCCTTTTCCCTTGCTTCCTGAATTTGACTTGCAATTTCTGCCCTTCCCTTTGTTCTGAGCTCGATCAGCTCTCTTTTTAATCTTTCTAATCCTTCAATAGTTAGATAGGTAATGTCTGACATAAATTGGCTTTCTTGTTTAATAAATAAAGCAAAAAGAAACGCTTCCTTTTGGCAGAAGCGTTTCTTTAAACAAGTGGTAAAATTACAAATTAATTCGTACTCCCAGAGTATGAGTTCCGTTGAATGGAGTGGTAGTACGATACGCATAATCTATCCCTATGGTGGGCCCATTCTGCTTCAATGGAATTTCAAACGTAATGCCCCCGGCAATACCGGTGAGGGAAGATACCCGTAACTGAGGATCAGTAATATTTTTTTCGTAGTTATAACCTCCGCGAATCATAATCAATTCCTTAAATGCATATTCTAAACCTAAACCAAATTGATCTTCAGAAAAAGAGTTGGAAGTAAAATTAGCAGCAACAGTCAAACGATGCATTTTTTTGCCTGCTGAACCAAACTTGAAGTCGTATGCGCCACCTATATTCAATAAAGAGGGCAGCTGAAATCCCTGGGAACGCTGTTCAACAGTTAATGTATAATCACCTTGCGGTGCCTGGCCTAAAAAAGTCAAACCATCTCCGCCAAACGTCATTGGGGTCCCTACATTTCTAAGTGAAATTCCAAATTTTATTCTTGTTGGGTCAGAAGCAGGACCTGTAACATACTGGACACCTGCATCCACTGATGCTCCTAAAGCATGAACATTCGAAATGCCTTCTGAGATGCCCCGAACTACAATGCCACCATAAATACTATTGGAGAAAACTTT
It includes:
- a CDS encoding PorV/PorQ family protein — translated: MRFLKLSFVFFLLLSSSVWAGNKDRQGEAGATELLINPWARSSGWNGINTANVRGIESLNLNVAGLAFTKKTEIVFSHTNWLQGTGISFNTFGISQNLGKSGGVLGLDIMSINFGDIPITTEDQPEGGLGNFSPQFINIALAYSKVFSNSIYGGIVVRGISEGISNVHALGASVDAGVQYVTGPASDPTRIKFGISLRNVGTPMTFGGDGLTFLGQAPQGDYTLTVEQRSQGFQLPSLLNIGGAYDFKFGSAGKKMHRLTVAANFTSNSFSEDQFGLGLEYAFKELIMIRGGYNYEKNITDPQLRVSSLTGIAGGITFEIPLKQNGPTIGIDYAYRTTTPFNGTHTLGVRINL
- the thiS gene encoding sulfur carrier protein ThiS; translation: MNIKVNNNIIALEDSNQLEMLLKKLLLQEKNGIAIAVNDEVIPKSEWGYFSLKENDEVLIIEAAQGG
- the ruvC gene encoding crossover junction endodeoxyribonuclease RuvC, with the protein product MGFSIIKIDDKRMVLVEMDVIRVNKEKDHYQKLKKIYSGVQQIIHRYRPTDLAIESPFFGKNVQSMLKLGRAQGIAIAVALSEKIEVFEYSPRKIKQSVTGNGNSSKEQVALILSQLLRFDTKHLLPDATDALGVAVCHHFQNKILFSRDSKVSGWKKFIELNPGRIIK
- the thiC gene encoding phosphomethylpyrimidine synthase ThiC, with amino-acid sequence MSNFKKLPTSETISRAPFPGSKKLFVKGKLHDIKVAMREIETDDVAEIKNGTDTKERMKVTVYDTSGPYTDPEADIDVYKGLQPLRKDWILNRNDTEELRSFSSDYANYRLSDPGLADIHFEQSRKPYKAKCSGNVTQMHYAKKGIITPEMEYVAIRENQRANEVKNYFSELKTQHAGQAFGASIPLNAITAEFVREEIARGRAIIPSNINHPETEPMIIGRNFLVKINANIGNSAVTSSIEEEVEKGVWACRWGADTIMDLSTGKNIHETREWVIRNSPVPLGTVPIYQALEKVSAAEDLTWEIYRDTLIEQAEQGVDYFTVHAGVLLRYIPLTANRITGIVSRGGSIMAKWCLAHHKESFLYTHFEEICEIMKAYDVSFSLGDGLRPGSIADANDNAQFAELKTLGELTKIAWRHDVQVMIEGPGHIPIHLIKVNMEKELEECHEAPFYTLGPLTTDIAPGYDHITSAIGAAMIGWYGCAMLCYVTPKEHLGLPNKKDVKDGVIAYKIAAHAADLAKGHPGAQFRDNALSKARFDFRWKDQFNLSLDPDTAKEFHDETLPAENAKVAHFCSMCGPKFCSMKITQEVRDYAEKLKVAESIIIDNGLTEKAREFAESGSELYVKQ
- a CDS encoding DUF3108 domain-containing protein, which codes for MKTVLATLVFWLITCFNFGAAQTSSRCIVNNTAFSIGEKVFYKVSYNWHGLKFNGGEVSFTVNSGIFENKPVYHMIGYGSSYKSYDWFFKVRDQYESYVDMETLQPLKFIRNVNEGGYSIYNNVTFKHDQQKAVSTHGTFNIPDCIQDVLSAIYYARNINFARYNVNDTIPVNLFLDDKIYPIYIRYIGKEQITTSQGTFRCIVFRPLLIKGTIFKGGEKMTVHVTDDENKIPVLVESPIVVGAVQAQMFRYEGIRNPLTAKVN
- a CDS encoding HIT domain-containing protein, whose translation is MGSIFTKIINREIPAYIVAEDDKFIAFLDIMPLAEGHTLVIPKKEIDDFFDIEDTMLSDMVVFAKHVAQAIKKSIYCRKIGVAVVGLEVPHAHIHLIPLQSVEDINFSKSKLKVPAERLRSIANDVQTHFIA
- the greA gene encoding transcription elongation factor GreA, translating into MSDITYLTIEGLERLKRELIELRTKGRAEIASQIQEAREKGDLSENAEYDAAKDAQGMLEMKISKLEEALANARIIDTSKFDGSKVIVMAKVKVKNLGTKQTNQFMLVSEKEADLKTGKISVTSPIGKGLLGKAVGEVAEIDVPSGKLKLEVLEISI